One stretch of Maylandia zebra isolate NMK-2024a linkage group LG13, Mzebra_GT3a, whole genome shotgun sequence DNA includes these proteins:
- the LOC143421699 gene encoding uncharacterized protein LOC143421699: protein MIVDTRKKRRPHQPLLIQGLEVERVISFRYLGVYISEDLTWSLNTTQLIKKAQQRLYFLGRLRKFGMSAKILSRFYSCIVESTLTSCITAWYGSTTAMNRKHLQRVITTAEKIIKTPLPSLQSIYHRRVQRLQLQVPWCSSEQ, encoded by the exons ATGATAGTGGAcacgaggaagaagaggaggcctCATCAGCCGCTGTTAATCCAGGGCCTTGAAGTGGAGAGGGTGATCAGCTTTAGGTACCTGGGTGTCTACATCTCTGAGGACCTCACCTGGTCACTGAACACCACACAGCTGAtcaagaaggctcagcagcGGCTGTATTTCCTagggaggctgaggaaatttggtatgtcggccaagatcctcagcaggttcTACAGCTGCATTGTGGAGAGCACCctgaccagctgcatcactgcatggtacGGCAGCACTACTGCTATGAACCGCAAACacctgcagagagtgataacaaCTGCGGAGAAGATCATCAAGACTCCActgccctctctgcagagcatctACCATCGCAGAGTCCAGAG actacagctacaggtaccttggtgttcatctgaacaatag
- the kcnk1b gene encoding potassium channel subfamily K member 1b → MLQSLASNSCVRLIQTHKSTWYFVSLVVGYLLYLIFGAVVFSSVELPYEDLLRQDLRTIKKQFLQENDCLSEERLEQFLRKALEASNYGVSILNNASANWNWDFTSALFFASTVLSTTGYGHTAPLSDGGKAFCIIYSMIGIPFTLLFLTAVVQRIMVFSTRRPITYIHTHWGLSKPLVAIVHATVLAMLAVSCFFLIPAAIFSVLEENWNFLESFYFCFISLSTIGLGDYVPGEAANQKFRELYKVGITVYLILGLIVMLVVLETFCELQQLKQLRKMFYLKKEKPVDRLAILEHDQLSFTTVSNSGTTQSQDKSQMFVSVPTLASPNDDPMIQ, encoded by the exons ATGCTCCAGTCTTTAGCCAGCAATTCCTGTGTGCGTTTGATACAGACTCACAAATCGACGTGGTATTTCGTCTCCCTGGTGGTGGGCTACCTCCTCTATCTCATATTCGGCGCAGTTGTTTTCTCATCGGTCGAGCTGCCCTACGAAGACCTCCTGCGGCAGGATCTGAGGACCATTAAGAAGCAGTTCCTCCAGGAAAATGACTGCCTCTCCGAGGAGCGGCTGGAGCAGTTTCTTAGGAAGGCGCTGGAGGCGAGCAATTACGGGGTATCCATCCTGAATAACGCATCGGCCAACTGGAACTGGGACTTCACCTCAGCGCTGTTTTTCGCCAGCACGGTGCTGTCCACCACAG GATATGGGCACACAGCACCACTCTCAGACGGCGGGAAGGCCTTCTGCATTATTTACTCCATGATCGGCATCCCCTTCACCCTTCTATTCCTCACTGctgtggtgcaacggatcatgGTATTTAGCACACGGAGGCCGATCAcgtacatccacacacactggGGCCTGTCCAAGCCACTGGTGGCCATTGTTCATGCCACTGTGCTCGCCATGTTGGCCGTCTCTTGCTTCTTCCTTATCCCTGCTGCCATCTTCTCGGTGCTGGAAGAAAACTGGAACTTCCTAGAGTCCTTCTACTTCTGCTTCATTTCGCTCAGCACCATTGGCCTCGGAGACTACGTGCCCGGAGAGGCTGCCAATCAGAAGTTCAGGGAGCTCTACAAAGTGGGCATCACTG tcTACCTGATCTTGGGCCTCATAGTCATGCTAGTGGTGCTGGAGACCTTCTGTGAGCTGCAACAACTGAAGCAGCTCAGGAAAATGTTCTACCTGAAGAAGGAGAAGCCGGTCGACCGCCTCGCCATTTTGGAACACGATCAACTCTCCTTCACTACGGTGTCCAACAGCGGCACAACCCAGAGCCAGGACAAATCCCAGATGTTTGTTAGCGTCCCGACTCTGGCCTCTCCCAACGACGATCCTATGATCCAGTAA